One window from the genome of Sphingomicrobium arenosum encodes:
- a CDS encoding BufA1 family periplasmic bufferin-type metallophore, with protein sequence MTNLKTTAAATALLALAACSSEGQAPASPDSGASTLEGAELTDASAEKVKCYGVALAGKNDCAAGPGTSCAGTSTVDYQGNAWKYVDGGEEACTDLGGTLTEQDNDEPGLPA encoded by the coding sequence ATGACCAACCTGAAAACCACCGCCGCCGCCACCGCACTGCTCGCCCTCGCCGCCTGTTCGAGCGAGGGTCAGGCCCCCGCCTCCCCCGACAGCGGTGCCAGCACATTGGAAGGCGCCGAGCTCACCGACGCCAGCGCCGAGAAGGTCAAATGCTATGGCGTCGCGCTGGCCGGCAAGAACGACTGCGCCGCCGGCCCCGGCACCAGCTGCGCGGGGACCTCGACCGTCGATTACCAGGGCAATGCCTGGAAATATGTCGATGGCGGCGAGGAGGCCTGCACCGATCTCGGCGGTACGCTGACCGAGCAGGACAACGACGAGCCGGGCCTGCCCGCCTAG
- the bufB gene encoding MNIO family bufferin maturase, producing the protein MTQPSLPTSGGIGLKPEHFEAFLDARAKGTGPTWVEVHPQNYMMAGGPMHRWLEAVRDAAPVSFHSVGLSIGDPDGCDRDELGRLARLAERYEPAMISDHLSWSSLGGEALPDLLPLPMTDESLAHFVREVDRIQTRLKRPILIENPSRMIAFAQDSYDEADFLAELSRRSGCGLLVDVNNILVARTNVGLDPIAYLDALPLHAIAEVHVAGHMVEEHEGGAFLAIDDHGSPVSEECWALLDALLARTGPRPVLVERDNDVPPFAELAAEAARATRAIQGALRHAA; encoded by the coding sequence ATGACCCAGCCCTCTCTCCCGACCAGCGGCGGCATCGGACTGAAGCCCGAGCATTTCGAGGCCTTCCTCGACGCCCGCGCCAAGGGCACCGGCCCGACATGGGTCGAGGTGCACCCGCAAAATTACATGATGGCGGGCGGGCCGATGCATCGCTGGCTTGAGGCCGTGCGCGACGCGGCCCCCGTCAGCTTTCATTCGGTCGGCCTGTCGATTGGCGATCCCGACGGCTGCGACCGCGACGAATTGGGCCGCCTCGCCCGCCTCGCCGAGCGCTACGAACCGGCCATGATCTCCGACCACCTCAGCTGGTCGAGCCTCGGCGGCGAAGCGCTACCCGATCTCCTGCCGCTCCCCATGACCGACGAGAGCCTCGCCCATTTCGTCCGCGAAGTGGACCGCATCCAGACCCGTCTCAAACGCCCGATCCTGATCGAGAACCCCAGCCGCATGATCGCCTTCGCGCAGGACAGCTATGACGAAGCCGACTTCCTCGCCGAACTGTCGCGCCGCTCGGGATGCGGGCTGCTCGTCGACGTCAACAACATCCTCGTCGCGCGCACCAATGTCGGGCTCGATCCCATCGCCTATCTCGATGCGCTCCCGCTCCACGCCATCGCCGAGGTCCATGTCGCGGGACATATGGTCGAAGAGCATGAGGGCGGCGCGTTCCTCGCGATCGACGATCACGGCAGCCCCGTCAGCGAGGAATGCTGGGCGCTCCTCGACGCGCTGCTCGCCCGCACCGGCCCGCGCCCGGTGTTGGTTGAGCGCGACAATGACGTGCCGCCCTTCGCCGAATTGGCCGCCGAAGCCGCGCGCGCCACCCGCGCCATCCAAGGGGCGCTGCGCCATGCAGCCTGA